One Vanacampus margaritifer isolate UIUO_Vmar chromosome 20, RoL_Vmar_1.0, whole genome shotgun sequence DNA window includes the following coding sequences:
- the hacd1 gene encoding very-long-chain (3R)-3-hydroxyacyl-CoA dehydratase 1 isoform X1 → MASSEDDGGAASEEKENNNKKRGKGTVATAWLTFYNIAMTAGWLVLAMTMIRFYMQKGTHKGLYRSIARTLKFFQTFALVEVAHCAIGLVRTSVIVTGVQVSSRIFMVWFVTNSIRQIQNEESVILFLVVWTLTEITRYSYYTFNLLHHLPYFIKWARYTLFIVLYPLGVAGELLTIYSALPFVRRSGMYSMRLPNKYNVSFDYYYCLVVIMLSYIPLFPQLFFHMLRQRRRVLHGEVIVEKDD, encoded by the exons ATGGCGTCCAGCGAGGACGACGGCGGCGCGGCGTCGGAggagaaagaaaacaacaacaagaaacgCGGCAAAGGCACCGTGGCGACGGCGTGGCTCACCTTCTACAACATCGCCATGACCGCCGG GTGGTTGGTCCTGGCCATGACAATGATACGCTTCTACATGCAGAAAGGCACACACAAGGGCCTGTACAGAAGTATAGCCAGGACCCTCAAGTTTTTCCAGACTTTTGCTTTAGTTGAG GTGGCACACTGCGCCATTG GCCTGGTTAGAACGTCTGTGATTGTCACCGGGGTGCAAGTGAGCTCGCGCATCTTCATGGTGTGGTTCGTCACCAACAGCATCAGACAG ATCCAGAACGAAGAAAGCGTGATCCTCTTCCTGGTGGTGTGGACCCTGACCGAGATCACCAGATATTCCTACTACACCTTCAACCTGCTCCACCACCTGCCGTACTTCATCAAATGGGCCAG ATACACCCTGTTCATTGTACTGTACCCGCTGGGCGTGGCGGGTGAGCTGCTGACCATCTACTCGGCGCTGCCCTTCGTGCGCCGCTCGGGCATGTACTCCATGAGGCTTCCCAATAAGTACAACGTGTCCTTCGACTACTACTACTGCCTGGTGGTCATCATGTTATCCTACATCCCGT TGTTCCCTCAGCTCTTCTTCCACATGCTGCGGCAGAGGAGAAGGGTGCTCCACGGCGAGGTCATCGTGGAGAAGGACGACTAA
- the LOC144040273 gene encoding transmembrane protein 236 yields MLAAGQGGQWWGPVATPPLRLPPRCPHSMGSGRTLKLVVCEALQFAGLCVPLLVVMQRFAAIVAKVQGGGSTGGAYWLIVASSVAYVTSVTLLVWVPLKYMVFAKKRFLLGRKKWRPVALVYVIFSTMPCFAFLIASSEVQIRNNLRHDTFGELPVSLILFSLICMDVVERIRHCRLTGQDNVMARDADIPSSVLTHVEQVTPITPALTGSGMGPGRAAPRGLGQATGPPLAPAGTVGQRGGDRTHNGTVPGIPGNGGRALSASDSGSRAAYARSGPLRFLFASDARADVFVDSFMFWLDTAEMTRAASHPLVCYSGWVCPIYVFCCLSCLRVAVAPHDPLLSALGVALQDLPFVLVRAGLLAFFGLVTPLLYLLKNLLVCLAFIYFNFMTKLRIFNTQRMYL; encoded by the exons ATGCTAGCGGCGGGGCAGGGCGGACAATGGTGGGGACCGGTCGCCACCCCCCCCCTGCGTCTCCCACCCCGGTGTCCTCACAGCATGGGCTCGGGCCGGACGCTGAAGTTGGTGGTGTGCGAGGCGCTGCAGTTCGCCGGCCTGTGCGTGCCGCTCTTGGTGGTCATGCAGCGCTTCGCCGCCATCGTGGCCAAGGTCCAAGGAGGCGGCAGCACCGGCGGGGCCTACTGGCTCATCGTGGCCTCCTCGGTGGCTTACGTCACGTCCGTCACCCTCCTGGTCTGGGTGCCCCTCAAGTACATGGTGTTCGCCAAGAAGAGATTCCTGCTGGGGAGGAAGAAGTG GAGGCCCGTGGCCCTCGTCTACGTGATCTTCTCCACGATGCCCTGCTTTGCCTTCCTCATCGCGAGCTCTGAG GTCCAAATCCGCAACAATCTGCGTCACGACACATTCGGCGAGCTGCCCGTGTCGCTCATCCTTTTCTCCCTCATCTGCATGGACGTGGTTGAACGGATACGGCACTGCCGGCTGACGGGACAAG ATAACGTCATGGCGAGAGATGCCGACATCCCTTCTTCAGTTTTGACACACGTGGAGCAGGTCACACCCATCACTCCAGCCCTTACGGGATCCGGAATGGGTCCCGGAAGGGCCGCTCCCCGCGGGCTTGGGCAAGCCACGGGCCCCCCCTTGGCGCCGGCGGGGACTGTAGGCCAGCGTGGGGGCGACAGAACCCACAACGGCACCGTACCGGGAATACCCGGGAACGGCGGGCGAGCGCTAAGCGCCTCGGACTCCGGTTCCCGCGCGGCGTACGCCCGCTCGGGCCCTCTGCGCTTCCTGTTCGCCAGCGACGCCCGCGCCGACGTGTTCGTGGACAGCTTCATGTTCTGGTTGGACACGGCGGAGATGACGCGGGCGGCGTCGCACCCGCTGGTGTGCTACTCGGGCTGGGTTTGCCCCATTTACGTTTTCTGCTGCCTGTCTTGCTTGCGGGTGGCCGTGGCCCCGCACGACCCGCTGCTGTCCGCGTTGGGCGTGGCCCTCCAGGACCTGCCCTTCGTGTTGGTGCGAGCCGGCCTGCTGGCCTTCTTCGGTTTGGTCACGCCGCTGCTCTACCTGCTCAAGAATCTGCTGGTGTGCCTGGCCTTCATCTACTTCAACTTCATGACCAAGCTAAGGATCTTCAACACACAGAGGAtgtacttgtaa
- the cdv3 gene encoding protein CDV3 homolog isoform X1 encodes MADVSSEKSLDDFFAKRDKKKKKDKGKAKESATSSTGLKKGKKENEKSSKGDGLDANMDKEDEEWKEFEQKEVDYSGLRLQALQISDEKEAEDYEDEEQDEDGDVLIVAGGDKMSGPWNKSTPVPATAAPAEDVEMPESKAPGVYRPPGARLTSSKRGPNQGPPEIYSDAQFPSLMATGKHVETRKDREIEKTFEVVKHKGRGREDGNATAPVQHLQLDNQYAVLGDK; translated from the exons ATGGCGGATGTGTCAAGTGAGAAAAGCCTGGACGACTTCTTCGCCAAAcgggacaagaagaagaagaaagacaagGGCAAGGCCAAGGAATCCGCCACCTCATCGACGGGCCTGAAAAAGGGCAAGAAGGAGAATGAAAAGTCGTCGAAAGGCGACGGTCTTGACGCCAACATGGACAAG GAGGACGAGGAGTGGAAAGAGTTTGAGCAGAAGGAGGTAGACTACAGCGGCCTGAGGCTTCAAGCGTTGCAGATAAG TGACGAGAAGGAGGCAGAGGACTACGAAGATGAGGAGCAGGACGAGGACGGGGACGTCCTCATCGTCGCGGGCGGGGACAAAATGTCCGGCCCTTGGAACAAGTCCACTCCTGTTCCTGCGACGGCTGCACCAGCCG AGGACGTGGAGATGCCGGAGTCGAAAGCACCGGGCGTGTACCGTCCCCCCGGTGCTCGTCTCACCTCGTCCAAACGAGGCCCGAACCAGGGACCCCCTGAGATCTACAGTGATGCCCAGTTCCCCTCCCTGATGGCCACCGGCAAGCACGTGGAGACGCGCAA GGATCGTGAGATCGAGAAGACGTTTGAGGTTGTGAAACACAAGGGCCGCGGCCGGGAGGACGGCAATGCCACCGCGCCCGTGCAGCACCTGCAGCTGGATAACCAGTACGCCGTCCTGGGGGACAAGTAA
- the cdv3 gene encoding protein CDV3 homolog isoform X2, which yields MADVSSEKSLDDFFAKRDKKKKKDKGKAKESATSSTGLKKGKKENEKSSKGDGLDANMDKDEEWKEFEQKEVDYSGLRLQALQISDEKEAEDYEDEEQDEDGDVLIVAGGDKMSGPWNKSTPVPATAAPAEDVEMPESKAPGVYRPPGARLTSSKRGPNQGPPEIYSDAQFPSLMATGKHVETRKDREIEKTFEVVKHKGRGREDGNATAPVQHLQLDNQYAVLGDK from the exons ATGGCGGATGTGTCAAGTGAGAAAAGCCTGGACGACTTCTTCGCCAAAcgggacaagaagaagaagaaagacaagGGCAAGGCCAAGGAATCCGCCACCTCATCGACGGGCCTGAAAAAGGGCAAGAAGGAGAATGAAAAGTCGTCGAAAGGCGACGGTCTTGACGCCAACATGGACAAG GACGAGGAGTGGAAAGAGTTTGAGCAGAAGGAGGTAGACTACAGCGGCCTGAGGCTTCAAGCGTTGCAGATAAG TGACGAGAAGGAGGCAGAGGACTACGAAGATGAGGAGCAGGACGAGGACGGGGACGTCCTCATCGTCGCGGGCGGGGACAAAATGTCCGGCCCTTGGAACAAGTCCACTCCTGTTCCTGCGACGGCTGCACCAGCCG AGGACGTGGAGATGCCGGAGTCGAAAGCACCGGGCGTGTACCGTCCCCCCGGTGCTCGTCTCACCTCGTCCAAACGAGGCCCGAACCAGGGACCCCCTGAGATCTACAGTGATGCCCAGTTCCCCTCCCTGATGGCCACCGGCAAGCACGTGGAGACGCGCAA GGATCGTGAGATCGAGAAGACGTTTGAGGTTGTGAAACACAAGGGCCGCGGCCGGGAGGACGGCAATGCCACCGCGCCCGTGCAGCACCTGCAGCTGGATAACCAGTACGCCGTCCTGGGGGACAAGTAA
- the hacd1 gene encoding very-long-chain (3R)-3-hydroxyacyl-CoA dehydratase 1 isoform X2, with protein MEHKPKWLVLAMTMIRFYMQKGTHKGLYRSIARTLKFFQTFALVEVAHCAIGLVRTSVIVTGVQVSSRIFMVWFVTNSIRQIQNEESVILFLVVWTLTEITRYSYYTFNLLHHLPYFIKWARYTLFIVLYPLGVAGELLTIYSALPFVRRSGMYSMRLPNKYNVSFDYYYCLVVIMLSYIPLFPQLFFHMLRQRRRVLHGEVIVEKDD; from the exons ATGGAACACAAACCAAa GTGGTTGGTCCTGGCCATGACAATGATACGCTTCTACATGCAGAAAGGCACACACAAGGGCCTGTACAGAAGTATAGCCAGGACCCTCAAGTTTTTCCAGACTTTTGCTTTAGTTGAG GTGGCACACTGCGCCATTG GCCTGGTTAGAACGTCTGTGATTGTCACCGGGGTGCAAGTGAGCTCGCGCATCTTCATGGTGTGGTTCGTCACCAACAGCATCAGACAG ATCCAGAACGAAGAAAGCGTGATCCTCTTCCTGGTGGTGTGGACCCTGACCGAGATCACCAGATATTCCTACTACACCTTCAACCTGCTCCACCACCTGCCGTACTTCATCAAATGGGCCAG ATACACCCTGTTCATTGTACTGTACCCGCTGGGCGTGGCGGGTGAGCTGCTGACCATCTACTCGGCGCTGCCCTTCGTGCGCCGCTCGGGCATGTACTCCATGAGGCTTCCCAATAAGTACAACGTGTCCTTCGACTACTACTACTGCCTGGTGGTCATCATGTTATCCTACATCCCGT TGTTCCCTCAGCTCTTCTTCCACATGCTGCGGCAGAGGAGAAGGGTGCTCCACGGCGAGGTCATCGTGGAGAAGGACGACTAA